The Vidua chalybeata isolate OUT-0048 chromosome 24, bVidCha1 merged haplotype, whole genome shotgun sequence genome includes a window with the following:
- the BLACAT1 gene encoding bladder cancer associated transcript 1: MPQFTFACFCGLHGFCKMKRKKEEAGGGQETAV, encoded by the coding sequence ATGCCCCAGTTCACCTTCGCCTGTTTCTGTGGCCTCCACGGCTTCTGCaagatgaagaggaagaaggaagaggccGGCGGGGGGCAGGAGACGGCCGTGTGA